The sequence GGGATGGTCGTGCGCAGATTGATTACATTTCTCTCCTTTCCGTCTCTCGCTCTATTTGCTTTTAGCATATGAAGTGTCCGATTCCAGGGGTAAAAACAGCGGTAGAGTCGATATAAAAATGTAGCACTAAACTATATTACCCTCAGTTCAAGAAAACAAATTACCCCTCTGGCATGCTTGCATGAACTTTGGTCTGCATGTAAAATTGAATTCCAGTAAGATTAGATTGTCTCAACGGGCTAAACCTTTACAAGTTACTGCGACACTAGCAATTGTTGAGTCATGGTGGGACAAGTTGGAGTGATTTAATTTTCGTTGCCGATGCAATTAGCATTGGACAAACTAACTCCACATACAAGCTGTGACATCTTATGTTAAACTTGAGAATTACGAGCTCCGGAAGAGATTATCTGGACCCAAGTCTtccaaagaagaaaagaaaagaaggaaaaaaAGTGAATCCATGATCTGGTCGTCTGGACCTAAAAATCGTGTCCGTGAAAATGCATGTATGTCGCATGACTTCTTCCTGGATATCATCTTCAACATGTAGATTTTGCTTTTTTCATTCGTTTTTACGTTAAGTAGTCCTGCAAGCTTCTTGTCCAAAAAAAAAAACATCTGAGAAAAACAAGAAACTCTTAACAGAAGGAAATTGGAGTGACTAGCACCTGAGATATATCTGCTCAGCTGCTCAAAAACCATCTGCAGAAACAAACAAAAAAAACCACAGCACAAGCACTAGCAGTGGTTGGAGACTCGATGTAAACACAAGGAGACACGACGCGTAGGTACATGTGCAAGAACAAAACGTACTGCAAAGTTGCTACGACGACACAAACATCAAACAAGCAGTGAACGGACGGCCCAGATAAAAGTTTGGGTCGTCGAGAGCCGATCGCCACCGCAGAGTGAGTGCGCAGATAAACCCCACCAGCACCCACCTACTTCCCCTGCTCCGCGCCATCATCACTTTCACCCCCTTCTCCGGGCGCGGGCGGCGGCGCCGGGCGCACGCGGTGGCCGCCGGAGTTCGCCGGCGCGCTGATCAGAGTGAAGACGAGGCCCAGCACGCCTCGAACGATCCCCTTCAGCACCGACCCTCTCCTGGGGACGTAGCGCGGATGTGCTCGCGGAGTCGGCTTCTTGCTGCCGACGTCCCCCACGCGCCCACCTTTAGGGGTCATGGCGCTGGCGACCTTGGAGAGCGGCGGGCTGAAGCTGAGCTGAGGTGGGGAGCGCGCAGGGAAAGTGAGGCCGCGGCTGCTGCCGTGCGCGTGCGTGCCCATTTTATAGACAGAAGATAAGCACTGCGCTACCCTACCGCTGCTGCTGGCTCCCGCCCTGGCGTAGTGGCGTGCGCGCCGAGGGTGCACATCGAGGCCGAGCCGGCAGCGGGCGAAAGGAGGGAGAAAAGGGCGAGAACTGCAGCGGAAGTGGCGCGCGATGGCGACGGCCGACGGGTGGTGGACGGACGGGTTCGCCTGATGAGAGTCTGGCTGGGCTGGGCGGTGAAGTGGTGAATGGTGATGATCTGAAGATACTGGCTGATACGGGGCAACTGGgagtgagtgagtgagtgagtgGAAGCTTCTTTTACCTGCGTCTGCGTGGGTGGGTGCGCCGATGCCCCGTCAGTTTCTTGGGATTTGGGGCGGAGCGTGGAAAAGTTGCAGGGAAGGAGGCCGCGGGCTGCCGCCTGCCGGCCAGGCGCGCCACCTGTCCGCTCTGGGCCTCGGCCGTGGGAAAAAGCTCGGCGCGCGGGGCCTCCTCCGCTCCGGATTGCGGCGGCGGAAAGGTGCGTGTGCGTGCCTGCCGCGCGCCCTTCTGTCACCCACTCAGCACTCACCCATCCGAGCGTTTTTGTGTCGCTGCCCTTTTCAGGCTGATCACCTGATGTGAGCAAAAGCGCCATGAATTTCTGTCACCAGTCACCACCGTACTCTTTGGTAGAGCAGTGTGCGCAGGTTGTTACTCCTACCTATGTATGATTGTGGTGTGTTTAAAGTGTTTTGGAGCACTGAACAAAGAAACCGATACTCTATTATTCATCTTAATCCACATAGATTGGATAGATTGAGATCTTATTTGTTcgtgtcggattgcacccggaatcgttccagctaattaAAATTTATATAAAGTAGAGAAACAATTCGGTTAGGAATCATTCTGACCCACCAATCCGTAACAACCGAACGACGCCTAAGGTGTAAATTAATTTAATTTATACTCTAATCCACCTGAATACACGTGGGTTGAGATAAATACTAGAGTATCTAATGGCTTGTTTGGATCATTGTGCCAAACTACCGGCTAATTTTAGCACATTAACCTACAAACATGCCGACTAACTGTTTGTCCATTAGCCATTTAATCTTGTTAATAAGTGTTAGAAAGATCAAACAGGACCTAAATAAGGCCTTGCTTTTGCAAACGTGCATATATACCAACCGAAATCCACGGTGCGGATCCACGCAATGCAGACCAGACGGCCAGGGTGCAGGGACGGAGGGAGGACCCCATCCATTTTGTTCGCCTTGTTTTGTTCCGGCAACACAAGCATACGCCGGGCCCGTCGCATCGCATATTCGCATGCGGTTGCCGTGTGAGCTAGTAAAGCGCAAGCAATCCTGGCGATCCGCGTCAGCTTTGTAACTTTGCTGCGAGAATATTACAGGTTCGTGcaccaacctcgaccccggaccaTCAATCAGCCATTGCCatgtatgcatgcatgcatgcatgctatAGTTACGCCACATCGCATATTCGCATGCCGTCCGTCCATGGAGATGGAGTTAAACCGGCTCGCGACGGATCATGGACGAACGGTCATCGTCGACTTTTCAGTTTTCACACTGCCAGTGCGCGAGCTTAGGTGTGTTGGTTCTCCAGAGGAGAGAGAAACCCATTAATCTAGGATTCTCGGAGGCTGAGGGTTTATTTTCTGCTAGAAGGCGAATAGTCGACCACGGAAACACAAAAAAAAAACGCATGCTCAGTTCTTTCCGCATGCTGCTGGACATAGCGTAAGTCAAACTATTTTAAGTTTAAAATAAACATATTATGAAAAATATATTTTATATCACAAGTAATGATACTAATTTGCTGCCATTAATTTTGATGGATTTCTCTCTCTCTAAATTTGGTTTAAGTTTTACTTCAACTCTGTAAATCTATTTATTCAGAGACAGATGCAAATACTTAGAATAGGAACTAAAGTGTAGTCTAGTTTTAGTTTATATACATGTTTGCCTATCTAGGGACTTAAATTTAGATGAATAAAGTATTGTTCCAAATTTCTAAGGGCCCGTGGTTCCTTTAGTccagagactaaagtttagttagaggactaaaatttagtctctaCATTGTTTTGTTCTAGAGACTAAAATTATTCAAAATGCAATAAATGAATTATAAGAGGACCAAAATACCCCTTAGCATTCTTTCTTCGttagtgcaactgaaataaagGAGGGGTAAAAAAatggaattaatatggtttagttcCTTTTAGTCACCCCTTAAGGGACTAGAGACAAAAACCATTTAGTCATTGTTTTAGTCCCACCAGTTTGGCAATTTAGGGATTAAATATGACTAAAATAGAGGGACTAACTTTAGTCTCTCGAACCAAACATGGCCTAGAACTAATAGTAACCGGCTAAAATTAGCTAAGAGGTTTATAACGGGTCATCTAATGGGTAAGCTAATTGTTAGCTTAACCATTAGTTGTTAGTTATCTCAATCCACCTAAAACCAGTTAACAAATTATTAAGTGACTAACAATTTGTTCTAGAGGTTTAGAACATGACCTAAAATTTAGTGGGAGCTATCAAACATAACATGCCCCTTATTGAGTTTAGTGTTAGGTGCAATTTGTTTCAGCCACCAGGCACCAGAAACCTGTTCTCTGCGTATAAGAGTCGCAGCAGAGGCTCTGGAGTGCCGCGTGACGACAGAGTGCCAGCTGTACTAGCAGATGGAATGGAGCTAGCTAGCCTGACGTCGACCTCTAGGTCAACCTTCTGCAGAACTGTCGGATTCACACGCATTTGGTGTTTCTTCCAAGTTGAAGCGAGCAACAATTACTGAACACCGCCTCCTTTTGACAATGGACGCAATTCTAGCAATCTAGTTCTGTATCTCTGGTCAAACCAAGTTTATCGAAAAGAAATATTAATGACCGCAAAAGAGAACAAacataaataataaaaaaaatatacTTTACGACTGGTCTAATACCGTCTATTCGGTACCGTACCATACTCAATACGTTTTTTTCATATAGATTTAGTTAAATTTAAAATAATGTAACTAGGTACCCTCCAATTTATAACTCATTTGATTTTTTTCATTATAAGTTTGACTAACTCGTCTTTATTTAAAGAATTGCGAGAAACAAAAAAAATTGTTGTGGTTTTGTTTATTATCATATATATTTTATATGTGACTTAGATTTTTTATGATTTTTTTTGAAAATAAGACGAGTGGTTAAAGTTAGAGTtaaaaaagtcaaacgaattatattttaaacGGAGTGAGTAGTAGCCTAAAATTATATTCCTTTTCAAATGGAGGGGACAATTAATCAATTATATAGTAGTACGTAAGAAACTATAGCGCTGGTGTCACTAGAGATAGCACTGCAGGTGTGCAGCCATGAAGTTGACAAAACTGCAGAGTGCAGATTGAGATGCCGCCACCAACCCCTACCCCTACCATAGAGACAGAGAGGGAAAGATAAAAAGAACTAATAAAACGAAGTCCAAAAGGCCAAGTCTAAAAGCTGACTTTGACTTTAAGACTTTTCTCGACATTTCATTATTTTGTTCTATCTCATGCAGCCCTTTCTTCGCAAGCAAGTCTCTCTCAGTCTGTAATAACCCTCGCTGACAGGAGTGGAGTACGTGTAGAAGTTTGTTTTTGTTTGTCTGGTGTGTTGCAGACACGCAACCCTTTCGTCTATGCCTCTCTGCGTTCCGTTCCGTCGAATGAAGCGCCAGAAACAGAGGGTCAACGGAACAATACATGGCGCAAATGATAACCCCCGTTTTTAATACGTAAAGTTTATATGCACAACCACAATCGAAAAAGACGAGGGAGTTCCTCATCAAACTAAGTAAGTACATGAGAGTTTGTTGCCCTCCGGGATGTCCATAGTCCATTGCATGCCGCGGCCCTGCTTTCACCGGCCGGCGGACGGCGCGGTCCGTCGAAAAGAACTCCACAGCGGCGGTTCGCCGCTCACCGCGGCAGAGGGCGGGTCTTGGTGGGGCGGCGGAAGCAGCCGAATAGCGAGCCCAGGGCGTCCCTGAGCACCCGCCCCCTCTCCGGCACGTACCGCGGGTGCACGCCAggcgcggcggcgccgccgccAACCTTCTTCCCGCCGATACATGTGCCCGAGCCCGGCATTCTCGGCAGCTTcctctgcctgcctgcctgcggcTGCGTGTATGTATGCGCTAGTGCGTGTGTGATCTTGTTGGGGTCGTTGCTTGCTGAGTGCTGAGCCTGAGGCCTGAGCTGGTTGCGATCTGCGAGCTCGGTGGATGCCTGGGCGGGCAGGGCACTGCGCTGTATTTAAACCGCGCGGGCAGGGCGACTCGGTCCACGCCGTACTAGTACTACTTGTCTAGCAGCGGCGGACAGCTTGGTCGCGGGCGCCTCGGGATCGGCGGACCGGGTTGTGTTGGCCGCGACCCGCCGAGTTGTGTGTGGGTGAGAGCCGGACTGGCGGTCGAGGGGGATGGATCCCGCTCCCTCCATTCACCTCACCGGTTGAACGACGCCGCGTCTGAATAAGGACACCGGGGGCGGAAACGGAATAGCACAACCGCAGAGGTTTGAGTGGATCAACGCGGCCTCTGCAGGTGGTCCTGATACTCCGGGCTGGACCACTCAGTCATAGAGACGTATACGTGCGGCATCAACTCAGCATCAATCTAATGATGTGCCGCATCCTCCAGGGCTGCTTCATCAGTCATCAGACAGAATAATAATAATGCTCTTTGTCACTTTGCGTGATAAAAAGCTTGATGCTTTAGTATGTACCAGCAAATTAAGTACTTCTGATTAGCGAATTGGCAACCCCATCTCGCCTGCAGCCTGAGGACAAACTGAAGCGAAGGCTTAAATTCGTGGGTTGCAAACCTTCGCATTCCCGGCCTGGACCTTTTAGCTGGGCTGGACCTTGAACATACGGACACAGAGGATCACTAGCTGGGCCTTTGTTGGTACGTCGGTGCAACGTCGAATTCTCGAAGGGCTTTGGGCGACCCAACGGTTACAATGAGTAGGGAGGGAGGAAAGAGAGAAAATTCTTCTGATTTCGAGTTTCAACCATAACTCAGCAAGCAGGCCATGGCTTCTTTGGAGTTTGGAGACACACGAAGCCATGAGCCCACGAGAAAACGATAGTGACGGGACTCGAGCGTCTTGCTCGCGCACGCCGATCGCCGCGGCACTGCTGCCGCCGCCCGCCGCCGTCGGGCTACAGCCGGGTCACCACCGTGCCGTCCACCTACATTCACCCTGCAACCGAGCTTCGCGCCAAAGATATCTGCGCACGTCACGGAGATTCACAGCGTCGTCAATGCTGCAAACGTATGCTGTAAGTGTTTTAATTAGTTTAGATGTATGTTGCAAACGTTTCAACTGTATATTATAAATATTGATGTGGATATTAGACTGCAATAGCTATAGAAATATGATTTATAGTTATACTGTATATATTGATGTGGTGAGGACGTCCCGTAGCTAGCATAACTGGAGGAAAAAAAAACGCCTATGTTGAACAAAACCACCTCAAGAAGCAACCTCACCGCATATACTTAGTCCTAAAGCTAGCCATTTGTTTGGCGTCGCAAACACCGAGTTGTTTATTGGATTGGCCTAGAGCAAAAACCGGAAGTCCAATAGCCATCGTTTTGCTTGTTTCAGCTCGACGTCGATCCTGCTTGGCGATGAAAATCCTGAAGGCCTGGAAACAGAGAGCCCGAGGTCCAATTTCTGGCTTGCTAAGAATAAAACTATCCCAAGGCTCAGATTGGATATGTAGATTATCCGAAGGTTCAGATTGTTCGAAAAGATAAACTTGATTGCTCTTTCGTGAATTATTTGTTGAAGTAATTGTGTACACGAGTTTGGCTCCTGTCCTGTACACTTGAGAGTTGatactactacttctactacaATCTGAACTTCTAAGGTTAGTCTTCGCCTCTTCGGTTTTCTTCACAATATGAGGCTCTTTCTGTATTCGATATTCGTGGGGAATTGAATTCCAACAATTTTGTCTTGTGATTAGCATGACAGATCACAGACGCCAACTATCGCCCAATGAAGAGAGAAGAGAAGATTAATGAGAGTGAACAAGATAGCAAATGGCCAGAAGTTCTCACCCTACTAATTTTAAAGTAACCTCCTAAATTTACATTCGCTTGGGTGCTCATCCAAAATAAACTCCTCACAGCAGACAACCTCGCACGTCGTGGATGGCCACACCACCCATCTTGCGCCCTATGCAATGGACCTATAGAATCAGGACTCCATCTATGCCTAACCTGCCCCTTCGCTTATGAGGTCTGGAACACAGTTCTTGCTTGGGAAAGCTTTTTCCTGCCGCAACATGTGGTTTGGAGCAACATCTCCAGCATTAGCGAGTGGTGGGAGAAGACGGAGACTCTCTTTCCGCAAGATCGCAAAAGAGAGTTCAATGGCCTCGTCATCTACACTATGTGGAACCTTTGGAAGGAGCGCAACCGAAGAATCTTTGAGCATTGCTCGCTGTCACCGCTCCAGATCGCAGAGAGAGTAAGAGAGTGTGTCTTGCTCTATAAAAGTGCGTCCAGCCGCCTTGGCTTATACTAGGGTTGTCTGTCGTGTTCCTTCTTAGGTGCCCAATTCTATGGTCTGAGGGTTGCCGCCCTTATGTACTCTATCTTTTTTCCTCTCTCTTAATTGAAAGGCAGAGCTCCTGTCACTTCGTTCAAAAAAAACCTCCTAAATTTACATTCAACCAACTCAAACGTATCATCATAAAACATAATCTAAAATATGCTAGTGGATATTTGCTTATTTGTAAACATGCCTAACCCCACGTAGGAGGTCCAAGGCATAGCAGCAGCATTGCAGCAATCTCCCCTGCGAATTGTCGTAGAAACAAACATACGACCATTTTACATGAAGTTAGATATCTGTCACGCGAGCTGCTACACAGGTATCAGAGCAGTGGATTTGTTATGCAGTTGCATTCTCCTTGGTTTAGTCACCGGTCCGGCATCATCGCAATCAGCTGCACACGTAGTCAACCAAGCCCCATGCATGTGCGATGCGATCTCCTCAGCAATTAGCAGTGCTTTACGACATTTGGGAGGAACAACGCTATAAAATAAATATAAGTGGATAGGTCCATCAGCTGAAGCGGAGTGGTACTGAATCGCTCACGTATTATTATCATTCCTGCCACAACACAAGCCGACGCAGGAGTCACTATTAAGGCTTGACCTCTGCCTCTTCATGGCGATCTCTGCAGATATCGCATGGTCGTTCGTTTCGTTTACATGCATGCTGCTCCATATATGATTGTAGCTTGCGCAGCGAATCCAGACTATAATAAAGTGCCATGTATGGAGGACGATGGAGTGCTTATCAGAACCACATGCATGGTGATGTGGCATGCCATAAGTGTCGTAAGGTTCTCTTCTCCTGTTGCAAGCATAGTCAACCATGAAGAGAAAAACGGAGCACATTAGGTGGTGCTAGTAGCTCTCATAAAAAAAATGAAGTTGATGGATTGCACGCAACGCTAGCCCtctgttgacgctttttcggagcgccaaatactcaaaaagaaccggcggcggtgctctctggtcaggcgcggacggtccacggactggggccggacggtccgcgacctggcacaggggctagggtttcctgcctgacggccggacggtccgcgcgtgcgcaggggcggcggaagatcgccggcggcgcctggatctcgctcccgggagggaccccgtcggggaggagagatcctaggggttgtctaggctcgggccggccgacctagactcctctaatcgacgtagagtcgaggagaggcggagaatttggggatcgagaggctaaactagaactagactagaactactcctaattgtactggaaataaatgcgaatagaaagttgtattgattcgattgatgattacaaatcggccgtatacctctctatttatagaggaggggggctggaccctttacaaagtaatttccgagcttttcccgtgattttagctaacaaccgtaacacaaaactcggaaccctaatctgttctgcgcacgcgcggaccgtccggcccccagacgcggactgtccggaccgcggaccgtccggcctcagggccggaccgtccgtaggCTCAATTATGGTTCAAACATATGcctccctgccttttggtggagctgggcgaaccaaaagcaactaactcgatgtgctcACAtcagttctcttaggcatcttgccacatactaagatgatactgtttgaggaaacgcccattcaaagccttaggcaaatccttgccttgtaatgtttgtagcaaataggcgttgccagacatcacctgttttactttataaggaccctcccagcttggcgaccattttccaaacttccggtctttattccttagaggtaagatggtcttccacaccagatctcctacttgaaatgactttgctttgaccttcttgttgtaggccctggctaccataatcttgtccttttctattgctcccaaagctatcaccctcttgtcggtcacctcatcaatattattcatcattgaattataataatcagtgacagttaaatcattttgtctggcgaacctgacagcattcaaacttatttccacaggcaatactgcttcctgcccatagacaagctcaaaaggagatactttagtagcactatgtttagatattctatgagcccataaagcttcagacaaaatcttatgccaatgtttaggattatcagatatcttcttttttatcaaattaatcaatgtcctattactagactcggcctgtccattggcctgagcataatatggagatgaattaagcagcttaattctgtataattcagcaaattcacgtacctcctttgacataaaagaagtcccttgatctgtagtcaaggtctggggaatgtcgaatctatgaataatatgctcagttatgaactcaattacctccttgtgcgtcatgtttttcagagcaacggcttcagtccatttggtgaaatagtcagtggcaactaacacaaatcgatgcccctttgatgatgaaggatgaatttctccaataaactctaatccccatcctctgaacggccaaggcttgatgataggatgcaattcggctgcagggaccaactgtaggtcgccgaatttttgacacacttggcatcccttgtagtacttgaaacaatcagctatcatactaggccaataaaaaccagaccttcgcaacaaccacttcatctttggagccgattgatgagtaccacaaattccttcatgtacttcggccatggctaatatagcatcatctgggcccaagcacttcagCAGGACGTcactgactgttcggcggtaaagttcatcactcatcaaaacatacttgaaagttgttcaccgaatgttcttatctgtcctaatattgggatttcgtaaataattaagtataggtgtcctccaatcacttacattggcttcattgtcagccgaatcgattaagagaacatttctggaaaccccggacggtccggcgtcgtcacgcggacggtccgcaacctgggaatttggctctgcactggttatcggaatttcagttttgtgaaatttccctctctttatccgataacctgatgcatcttgtgccaaatcgttagctctatgattctcaactctagagatatgtcgaatactgaattcgtcaaaagaatggattatgctccaacatttctcaaggtaactatttaaagtactatcaaaacattgatattcttctaacacttgttggacaaccagctgagaatcaccaaataccttcacatgttttactcccataccatttaaaagttctaagccgaataggagggcctcatattcggcttgattattagtgcaataagttttcaatcggctagagaagtcgaaggagacattacttggtgaaacaagcacaatgccaattccttgcccttcattgcaaaccgatccatcaaaatataaagtccaaggagtaatagtgaggtatgacatgtctagttcatgaatatcattaacccgatgttctacaataaaatccgctacgacttggcctttcatagatttcaatggttcataggccaagtcatattctatgagtgcataagcccacttaccaattctaccactcataattgggttatgcaacatgtatttgattacatcggcttgaccagaaacagtgcaatgactagacagtaaataacatctacatttggtgcatgcataaaacaagcataagcataacttttcaataaaagtgtaccttgtttcagcatccaccaaccttcggcttagatatgtcaccacatgctccttcccctcagtttcttgtgtcagaacaaccccaataaccttgtcttcagctgcaatgtataatctgaatggcgctcctacttgtggtgcttttaacacgggagtCGAAGaaaagtattttttaatgagatcaaatgcttcctgctgctctgccccccaagtgaattcagcatcatttttaagccgaaggataggggtgaaggcatcaatcttcccggctaggttagaaataaaccttcgtaaataattcaccttgccgagaaacctctgcacctcgaccttacaagtcggaggccccacattccgaatagacttgattcggtcaggatctatttctataccatgttcatggatgacaaatcctaaaaacttaccagccgacactccaaaagcacatttacgtgggttcattttcaaaccataccgacgcattttatcaaaggctttgcgcaaatcagctatatgagaactaaactcagccgatttgactacaatgtcatcaatgtagacttccacagtgtttcctaacaactcatggaagatcagattcatagccctctgataagtagcaccagcatttttaagaccgaatgtcatgacaacccattcaaataaaccaatgaagcctggacatataaaggccgttttagacgcatcttcttcggccatgaaaatctgattatatccggcattaccatcaaggaagctaataattctatttcctgatgcattattgattaatgtgtcggctatgggcatgggatattcatctttaggagttgctttatttaaattacgaaaatcaatgcatactctaagcttacctgactccttcttctccaccggcacaatattggagacccactctgcgtatctgcaaggtctaataaaattagcttctagcagccggtggatttcgtccttgattcgtgggagaagatctggacaaaatgttctagctttctgcttgaaaggtctgaaaccatacttaataggcagccgatgttcgacaatctctcggcttagtccaggcatttcagtgtaattccaagcaaaacaatctgaatattccttcaatagaccgatcatctcatttctagaatcggtctccagggtcttgtttacaaaagtcggccttggagttttaccatttcctatgtcaatctcctccaaaggatcagccgatg is a genomic window of Zea mays cultivar B73 chromosome 5, Zm-B73-REFERENCE-NAM-5.0, whole genome shotgun sequence containing:
- the LOC100382284 gene encoding uncharacterized protein LOC100382284 — its product is MGTHAHGSSRGLTFPARSPPQLSFSPPLSKVASAMTPKGGRVGDVGSKKPTPRAHPRYVPRRGSVLKGIVRGVLGLVFTLISAPANSGGHRVRPAPPPAPGEGGESDDGAEQGK